A single Brevundimonas sp. SL130 DNA region contains:
- the panD gene encoding aspartate 1-decarboxylase — protein MLVTLMKSKLHRATVTQADLDYEGSIAIDMDLLDAAGIFPHEQVDVLNITNGARFTTYAIEAPRGSKVIGVNGAAARLVQKNDKVIVVTYGQLPQEEARQWTPNVVLLDDNNEIKRAA, from the coding sequence ATGCTGGTCACCCTGATGAAGTCCAAGCTGCACCGCGCCACGGTGACCCAGGCCGACCTCGACTACGAGGGCTCGATCGCCATCGACATGGATCTGCTGGACGCGGCGGGCATCTTTCCGCACGAGCAGGTCGATGTGCTGAACATCACCAACGGCGCCCGTTTCACCACCTACGCCATCGAGGCCCCGCGCGGCTCCAAGGTCATCGGCGTCAACGGCGCCGCCGCCCGCCTGGTCCAGAAGAACGACAAGGTCATCGTCGTCACCTACGGACAACTCCCCCAGGAAGAAGCCCGCCAGTGGACGCCGAACGTCGTGCTGCTGGACGATAACAACGAGATCAAGCGCGCGGCCTGA
- a CDS encoding SIMPL domain-containing protein, which translates to MKSAFKSLMLGSALTAAVALSAVAPAMAQSVQPVQMMQPAPSLNLSAYGEVKAAPDMATISFGVQTEAPTAQQAMRDNATRMTQVMAALRRAGIAERDVQTSGLNLSAQYDYVQNEPPKLRGYQAVNRVTVVINDLTKVGTTADAVVAAGVNQIDGISFGLKDPTAAENQARQLAVRALQAKAQLYAQALNVQLAGIRNLSEGGGYSPEPQPMFAVRAMAMREDASTPVAAGELTVRIDITGVYDIAR; encoded by the coding sequence ATGAAAAGCGCGTTCAAATCCCTGATGCTGGGCAGCGCCCTGACGGCGGCGGTCGCCCTGAGCGCGGTCGCTCCGGCGATGGCCCAGAGCGTCCAGCCGGTGCAGATGATGCAGCCCGCGCCGTCGCTGAACCTGTCGGCCTATGGCGAGGTCAAGGCCGCGCCGGACATGGCCACCATCAGCTTCGGCGTCCAGACCGAGGCCCCCACGGCCCAGCAGGCCATGCGCGACAATGCGACCCGGATGACCCAGGTCATGGCCGCCCTGCGCCGCGCCGGCATCGCCGAGCGCGACGTCCAGACCTCGGGCCTGAACCTGTCGGCGCAATATGACTATGTGCAGAACGAACCGCCCAAGCTGCGCGGCTATCAGGCCGTGAACCGGGTGACGGTGGTCATCAACGACCTGACCAAGGTCGGGACCACCGCCGACGCCGTGGTCGCAGCCGGGGTCAACCAGATCGACGGCATCAGCTTCGGCCTGAAGGATCCGACCGCAGCCGAGAACCAGGCGCGCCAACTGGCCGTTCGGGCCCTGCAAGCCAAGGCCCAGCTGTACGCCCAGGCCCTGAACGTCCAGCTGGCCGGCATCCGCAACCTGAGCGAAGGCGGCGGCTATTCGCCCGAGCCCCAGCCGATGTTCGCCGTGCGCGCCATGGCGATGCGCGAGGACGCCAGCACCCCGGTCGCCGCCGGCGAGCTGACGGTGCGGATCGACATTACGGGCGTCTACGACATCGCGCGCTGA
- a CDS encoding DUF6538 domain-containing protein, which translates to MDAVHGCAHLYRRGAVYQFRRRVPEDVSGDLGITQWRESLHTRDFEEAKRLARERGVATDALIVNARAKAAGKASLPLNKTDAARMANAWIGEVLEFDEATRTGRGESGVRGAHLWLEEATPDYRRALATLDITSVTPEVDKALAQAGLWYPPGDPSREILGLALLRAQVRLLDLMERRLSGQVVEPPSEAPQASSGAVGGITLGQLITLYKAERMSAHGGESTERKYGHVFRALEEALGTERAIRGITRADIRQVRDLLRRVPAHVGKRFPGLSLTEAADRADATGAQRLAPNTVKSYLQNLSAMLHWAVKEEHIDRNPAVGLLGKDRAVVKRRGFKPDELAVLFSALEAERARMPWKYWLSAIALYSGARAGEIAPLRTADIVQIDGVWCMNFSEFDEEGRRIEERRLKTEPSARRTPLHPALVEAGFLAFVEARRKAGDEVLFPQLRPGPGGNHSHDLSKWFGRFRSDLGLSAPATPFHAFRHGFRDACREAGLSEEVAAALGGWAGRGLVSKYGDRGMVSVLDRELRKISYAPFNLPAAP; encoded by the coding sequence ATGGACGCCGTGCACGGATGCGCTCATCTCTACCGCCGTGGAGCGGTCTATCAGTTCCGCCGGAGGGTCCCGGAGGACGTCTCGGGGGACCTCGGGATCACCCAATGGCGCGAAAGTTTGCACACCCGCGACTTTGAGGAAGCCAAGCGCCTCGCCCGCGAGAGGGGCGTCGCCACTGATGCCTTGATCGTCAATGCGAGGGCGAAGGCAGCCGGTAAGGCGTCCTTGCCGCTGAACAAGACCGATGCCGCGCGCATGGCGAACGCCTGGATCGGCGAAGTCCTGGAGTTCGATGAGGCGACGCGAACGGGCCGTGGTGAGAGCGGCGTCAGAGGCGCGCATCTGTGGCTGGAGGAAGCCACCCCTGATTATCGCCGGGCGTTGGCGACCCTCGACATCACCTCGGTCACACCGGAGGTGGACAAGGCGCTTGCCCAGGCAGGCCTATGGTACCCGCCGGGGGACCCTAGCCGGGAGATACTGGGTCTCGCCCTGCTTCGTGCCCAGGTTCGCCTTCTGGACCTCATGGAGCGCCGTCTGTCGGGGCAAGTGGTGGAACCGCCTTCGGAGGCCCCACAGGCGTCCTCAGGGGCCGTAGGGGGCATCACTCTCGGCCAGCTCATCACCCTCTACAAGGCCGAGCGCATGTCCGCACACGGAGGAGAGTCCACAGAGCGTAAGTACGGCCATGTCTTCAGGGCCTTGGAGGAGGCGCTGGGCACGGAGAGGGCCATCCGAGGCATAACGCGGGCTGACATCCGCCAAGTCCGCGACCTTCTCAGGCGTGTCCCCGCCCATGTCGGAAAGCGTTTTCCTGGCCTCAGCTTGACGGAGGCGGCCGATAGGGCCGACGCCACGGGCGCGCAGCGATTGGCCCCCAACACGGTCAAGTCGTATCTTCAGAACCTGTCCGCGATGCTGCACTGGGCGGTCAAGGAAGAGCATATCGACCGTAACCCCGCTGTCGGCCTCTTGGGCAAGGACAGGGCGGTGGTGAAACGCCGGGGCTTTAAGCCGGACGAGCTGGCGGTACTCTTCAGCGCCTTGGAAGCTGAGCGGGCGCGGATGCCTTGGAAATACTGGCTCTCGGCCATTGCCCTCTACTCTGGTGCCCGCGCCGGGGAGATCGCGCCGCTGCGAACGGCTGACATCGTCCAGATAGACGGCGTCTGGTGCATGAACTTCTCCGAGTTCGACGAGGAGGGGCGGCGGATCGAAGAGCGCCGACTCAAGACGGAGCCCAGCGCGCGGCGCACCCCTCTTCATCCCGCTCTGGTGGAGGCGGGCTTCTTGGCCTTCGTCGAGGCCCGCCGGAAGGCAGGCGATGAAGTTCTATTCCCCCAGCTTCGCCCCGGCCCCGGCGGGAACCACTCTCACGACCTGTCCAAATGGTTCGGGCGGTTCAGGTCTGATCTGGGCCTCAGCGCCCCCGCCACGCCGTTCCACGCCTTCCGGCATGGTTTCAGAGATGCTTGCCGGGAGGCGGGCCTGTCGGAAGAGGTGGCCGCAGCTCTGGGCGGCTGGGCGGGACGCGGGCTGGTCTCGAAATACGGGGATCGCGGCATGGTCAGTGTGTTGGATCGCGAGCTTCGTAAAATCAGCTATGCGCCGTTCAATCTCCCCGCCGCCCCGTAG
- a CDS encoding Bro-N domain-containing protein, which produces MRSTLIDGEPWFVAADVCRALGLRADHTSKHLHRFQPEEINTLDRRLPPSDGGSAFDLWEPREYRLRIVSESGLYKLIMRSNKAEAQVLTKTRDSNTCLPEGLFRRQRHHHHPLHRD; this is translated from the coding sequence ATCCGCTCCACCTTGATCGACGGGGAGCCTTGGTTCGTCGCAGCGGACGTCTGCCGGGCGCTGGGTCTTAGGGCAGACCACACAAGTAAGCACCTCCACCGCTTTCAGCCGGAAGAGATCAACACCCTGGACCGCCGACTGCCTCCCTCGGACGGAGGCAGTGCCTTTGACCTGTGGGAACCGCGTGAGTATCGACTGCGGATTGTCTCCGAGTCCGGTCTCTACAAGCTCATCATGCGCTCGAACAAAGCCGAAGCCCAGGTCCTGACGAAGACACGTGACTCAAACACGTGCCTCCCGGAGGGTCTCTTCCGCCGACAACGACATCATCACCATCCGCTCCACCGTGATTGA
- a CDS encoding Bro-N domain-containing protein, which translates to MTQTRASRRVSSADNDIITIRSTVIDGEPWFVSADICRALGLASNTATNGIGRRLFKPDELKSITRGGVQNTPPLLSLFEGSTSRLALLSEPALYKLIMRSEKAEALAFQHWLASEVLPSIRKTGTYSLADHGREAMPLPMDIAESFAVVLGEALETPSRARRGAGRPVGTRASRKRSW; encoded by the coding sequence GTGACTCAAACACGTGCCTCCCGGAGGGTCTCTTCCGCCGACAACGACATCATCACCATCCGCTCCACCGTGATTGATGGTGAGCCTTGGTTTGTCTCGGCAGACATCTGCCGGGCATTGGGCCTCGCCTCCAACACAGCGACAAACGGCATCGGTCGCCGACTGTTCAAGCCGGACGAGTTGAAGTCGATCACGAGGGGAGGTGTTCAAAACACTCCCCCTCTCCTTTCCCTCTTTGAAGGCAGTACCAGTCGCCTCGCTCTGCTCAGTGAGCCTGCGCTTTACAAGCTCATCATGCGCTCGGAGAAAGCCGAAGCGCTGGCGTTCCAACACTGGCTCGCCTCCGAGGTCCTGCCGTCCATCCGCAAGACCGGCACCTACTCCCTCGCCGACCACGGCCGGGAAGCCATGCCGCTGCCTATGGACATCGCGGAATCCTTCGCGGTCGTGCTGGGGGAGGCCCTAGAAACCCCCTCCAGAGCCCGCAGGGGCGCAGGGAGACCTGTGGGCACCCGAGCGTCCCGTAAGCGATCTTGGTGA
- a CDS encoding virion core protein, T7 gp14 family — translation MAALAVATTAGGIVAQVRSAKKQEAAIREQLAVSQTEIDNKATAEINDRQRAARREQARIKVAAGQAGLQLGGSIDSLLQDSLMQAGLSEERTLDNRATEQRGVTAEANSMLSRVERPTIVGAALQLGSAGMNGYAQGKSLQIARQNAQTEPK, via the coding sequence ATGGCGGCTCTCGCCGTCGCCACGACCGCTGGCGGCATCGTCGCCCAGGTCCGGTCCGCCAAGAAGCAAGAAGCCGCGATCCGCGAGCAGCTTGCGGTCTCCCAGACCGAGATCGACAACAAGGCCACCGCCGAGATCAACGACCGCCAGCGCGCCGCTCGCCGAGAGCAGGCCCGCATCAAGGTGGCCGCCGGTCAGGCTGGCCTTCAGCTCGGAGGCTCCATCGACTCGCTTCTTCAGGACAGCCTCATGCAGGCCGGTCTGAGCGAGGAGCGCACTCTGGATAACCGAGCCACGGAACAGCGCGGCGTCACCGCCGAGGCCAACTCAATGCTGTCCCGCGTCGAGCGTCCCACCATCGTGGGTGCGGCTCTTCAGCTCGGTAGTGCGGGGATGAACGGTTACGCGCAGGGCAAGTCCCTGCAAATCGCCCGTCAGAATGCCCAGACCGAGCCGAAGTAG
- a CDS encoding recombinase family protein → MAVVGYARVSSVGQSLEVQEEALRSAGCEKVFSEKRTGTTQAGRDELRRALEYVREGDTFVVSRIDRLARSVSDLSEIVAVLTTKGVSFRALQQGEFDTTAATGRLFLTMLGAFAEFETSLRRERQMEGIEKAKAEGRYKGRPKSVDTASVRRLHAEGVKPAHIATRLGVARSTVYEALKG, encoded by the coding sequence ATGGCGGTCGTTGGTTATGCGCGGGTGTCATCGGTTGGGCAGTCGCTGGAGGTCCAGGAGGAGGCCCTGCGGTCTGCGGGGTGCGAGAAGGTCTTCTCCGAGAAGCGGACGGGGACGACCCAGGCGGGCCGCGACGAGTTGCGCCGGGCACTCGAGTATGTGCGGGAGGGCGACACGTTCGTCGTCAGCCGCATCGACCGCCTCGCTAGATCGGTCAGCGACCTGAGTGAGATTGTCGCCGTCCTCACCACGAAAGGTGTGAGCTTCCGCGCGCTCCAACAGGGAGAGTTCGACACGACCGCCGCGACGGGCCGCCTGTTCCTGACGATGCTCGGAGCGTTTGCGGAGTTCGAGACCAGCCTACGGCGAGAGCGTCAGATGGAGGGGATTGAGAAAGCCAAGGCCGAGGGGCGGTATAAGGGGCGGCCGAAGAGCGTGGATACCGCCTCAGTCCGCCGTCTTCATGCTGAAGGCGTGAAGCCCGCTCACATCGCTACGCGCCTTGGGGTGGCCCGCTCGACGGTCTACGAAGCCCTAAAGGGCTGA
- a CDS encoding recombinase family protein, with translation MIPATTKLRPAAQYLRMSTDGQQYSLEHQRAVISGYAQSAGFEIVQTYIDAGKSGVTARRREGLSALLADVVSKQAPYTTLLVLDVSRWGRYQDPDEAAHYEFLCRSAGVEVRYCAETFEPGLAGSVFKALKRVMAGEYSRELSAKVRVSKQRNALAGNAPGGTSRYGFARQIVNPDGSLGKILERGERKQRPEQTLQFVPEGPKQSAVLRQTFRLYLNDHLRMADIARRLNAEGKFWLDGTPWTKQRISEVLRCELVTGRQPFGKTAVFLGDIVYHDRASWGSVQVFPAIVPVKTYERVQARLATLNGRPGKTDEEMLEDLRILKRRHGRVTAAMIDADPSCGASATYFTRFGTLSKAYKLAGFHYAPRERGRREDGSRISREEVLGRIRDLHAENGRINMFLCRDDERLPALDWIRWEFGSLGEAFDAAGVSHRSNGGPRRTSPNSVHPRAPPGKGRAEVFTGPLGGRYTISSGGRKKYGC, from the coding sequence GTGATTCCAGCTACCACCAAACTCCGCCCAGCAGCCCAGTACCTCCGGATGTCTACGGACGGACAGCAGTACTCCCTGGAACATCAGCGGGCGGTCATCTCCGGCTATGCCCAGTCCGCCGGTTTCGAGATCGTCCAGACATATATAGACGCCGGTAAAAGCGGGGTGACAGCTCGCCGCAGAGAAGGCCTCAGCGCGCTCCTCGCTGACGTGGTGTCCAAGCAGGCACCGTACACCACACTGCTGGTTCTGGATGTGAGCCGCTGGGGCCGTTACCAAGACCCCGACGAGGCGGCGCATTACGAGTTCCTCTGCCGGTCGGCAGGGGTCGAGGTGCGGTATTGTGCAGAGACGTTCGAGCCCGGGTTGGCGGGCTCCGTGTTCAAGGCCCTCAAGCGTGTGATGGCCGGGGAGTACAGTCGCGAACTGTCTGCAAAAGTCCGCGTGTCGAAACAGCGGAACGCGCTGGCGGGGAACGCCCCTGGCGGAACCTCACGCTACGGGTTCGCCCGGCAGATCGTCAATCCAGACGGCAGCTTGGGCAAGATACTGGAGCGTGGGGAACGCAAGCAGCGCCCCGAGCAGACGCTTCAGTTCGTCCCCGAGGGGCCTAAGCAATCCGCAGTTCTCCGGCAGACTTTCCGGCTGTACCTCAACGACCACCTGAGGATGGCCGACATCGCGCGGCGACTGAACGCGGAGGGGAAGTTCTGGCTGGACGGCACACCGTGGACCAAGCAGCGCATCTCGGAAGTCCTGCGGTGTGAGTTGGTCACTGGTCGCCAGCCATTCGGGAAGACCGCAGTTTTCTTGGGTGACATAGTCTACCACGACCGTGCTTCCTGGGGCTCCGTTCAGGTTTTCCCGGCCATCGTCCCCGTGAAGACCTACGAACGGGTGCAGGCGCGACTGGCAACCCTAAACGGCCGCCCGGGGAAGACGGACGAGGAAATGCTCGAAGACCTTCGCATCCTGAAAAGACGACATGGCCGGGTTACTGCTGCCATGATCGATGCCGACCCAAGCTGCGGTGCAAGCGCCACATACTTCACTCGGTTCGGCACTCTTTCAAAGGCCTACAAGCTGGCGGGCTTTCACTACGCTCCCCGTGAGCGGGGCCGACGTGAGGACGGCTCTCGCATCTCGAGAGAGGAGGTCTTAGGCCGCATCCGCGATCTCCACGCTGAGAACGGCAGGATCAATATGTTCCTCTGCCGTGACGATGAGAGACTCCCGGCCCTGGATTGGATCAGGTGGGAGTTCGGAAGCCTGGGCGAGGCCTTCGATGCCGCTGGGGTTTCGCATCGGAGCAACGGCGGCCCACGCCGCACATCACCAAACAGCGTTCATCCCCGCGCCCCACCCGGGAAAGGCCGCGCTGAAGTCTTCACCGGCCCATTAGGTGGCCGATACACAATCAGCTCAGGCGGTCGAAAGAAGTACGGCTGCTGA
- a CDS encoding L,D-transpeptidase produces MAAFGFGGSAAAEGEKPVQTAAPETPSGVEALRNWVLATGDNQGRPFVIVDKVGAQAQAFDPAGVMLASTPVLLGLAQGDDSPAGIGDRALASIGPEERITPAGRFTGQLGENFAGRTVLWVDYDAAISLHPVATAVISEHRQARLDSPMTSDNRISYGCINVPAAFYSAVILPLFKDAPGLVYVLPELRSLDDQFFHRAASRDRQTAQVDGSINLGAEPVSSGPDKEW; encoded by the coding sequence ATGGCGGCCTTCGGCTTCGGCGGATCGGCCGCCGCCGAGGGCGAAAAGCCTGTGCAAACCGCCGCCCCCGAGACGCCCTCAGGGGTCGAGGCGCTTCGAAACTGGGTACTGGCGACCGGGGACAACCAGGGCCGGCCCTTCGTGATCGTCGACAAGGTTGGCGCCCAGGCCCAGGCCTTTGACCCGGCGGGGGTGATGCTGGCGTCGACCCCGGTCCTGCTCGGTCTCGCGCAAGGCGATGATTCCCCCGCAGGCATCGGCGACCGGGCCCTGGCCAGTATCGGTCCGGAGGAGCGGATCACGCCAGCGGGCCGCTTCACCGGGCAACTGGGTGAGAATTTTGCCGGCAGGACCGTCCTCTGGGTCGACTATGATGCGGCGATCTCGCTGCACCCGGTCGCCACCGCTGTGATTTCCGAACACCGGCAGGCGCGGCTCGACAGTCCGATGACGTCGGACAACCGGATATCCTATGGCTGCATCAACGTGCCCGCCGCCTTCTATTCGGCAGTCATCCTGCCCCTGTTCAAGGACGCCCCCGGCTTGGTCTACGTCCTTCCGGAGCTCCGCTCCCTGGACGACCAGTTCTTCCACAGGGCCGCATCGCGCGACCGGCAGACCGCCCAGGTTGATGGGTCGATAAATCTTGGCGCTGAGCCAGTTTCAAGTGGTCCCGACAAGGAGTGGTAG
- a CDS encoding filamentous hemagglutinin N-terminal domain-containing protein, with amino-acid sequence MTRLHGLFSGLYGWCCPSGRRKILSASTILTGLISPAALGLATALSVGTAATAQTLPVGGVTSAGKATLSTGGNTLTVNQSSQNVAINWQSFSIGADANVVFVQPNSASVALNRVLGADPSLIMGGLTSNGQVFLVNPNGILFGRSAQVNVGGLVASTLALSDADLMAGNYSFSGTGGSVVNEGAITSGGGYVALLGGQVANDGVVQARLGSIVLAAGEAITLDFAGDGLLKVAVDTGAVGALVRNGGLLQADGGSVIMTAQGAGALLNTVVNNTGAIQARTIGDRDGVILLLGDMSSGTVTAGGSLDASAPDGGDGGFIETSAATVRIADGARITTAAASGTTGTWLIDPQDFTIGAGGDISGATLSAQLVTTDVVISTLTGAGAALAGNGDINVNDAIAWTASGAATTLTLNASRDININAPITATNGNLVACCGRDVIVNAPITTTRGSVLLSAGEDIQVFHAITTTDGNIALCAGHDVHIDAAVTLTRGSAIPAESLGLPIGLTLIAGFNANGPGVDGGTIIYGALAPPTTVTVAPVTINYNPVSYDAPTDFGIHFVLTEGAALTQQMLLFPEGGRPADGTTATTLTGFRTTAVSGTPAGVTLVAGPDATASFDSAEAGTDVGIAYSGYSLSGANAAQYALAGSCCFAGFRTRSTITPAPVVTPPVVVPPVVVPPVVVPPVVTPPVVVTPPVEPPVVVPPVVVPPVVVPPIEIPPVVVPPVVTPPFVTPFPPSPSPPPVEAPPFVITGFPPPDFPLPPPDTPAPPPPPPESPPSNQDVPPPEAETPPDTTTPYFEPPTPVVPAPVRPPKQDRN; translated from the coding sequence ATGACTCGCCTCCACGGCCTGTTCTCAGGCCTCTACGGGTGGTGCTGCCCATCAGGACGTCGTAAGATCCTGTCGGCCTCGACCATTCTCACGGGCCTGATCTCGCCGGCCGCCCTGGGGCTCGCCACGGCCTTGTCCGTGGGGACGGCCGCGACCGCGCAGACCCTGCCCGTCGGGGGGGTGACTTCCGCGGGTAAGGCGACCCTGTCCACGGGCGGCAATACTCTGACGGTCAACCAGTCCAGCCAGAACGTCGCGATCAACTGGCAGAGCTTCTCGATCGGCGCCGACGCCAACGTCGTCTTCGTCCAGCCGAACAGCGCCTCTGTGGCCCTGAACCGGGTGCTGGGCGCCGATCCTTCTCTGATCATGGGCGGGCTGACCTCGAACGGTCAGGTCTTCCTAGTCAATCCCAACGGCATCCTGTTCGGGCGCAGCGCCCAGGTGAATGTCGGCGGTCTGGTCGCCTCCACCCTGGCGCTCAGCGACGCGGACCTGATGGCTGGAAACTACAGCTTCTCCGGAACGGGCGGATCAGTGGTCAACGAGGGCGCGATCACCAGCGGTGGGGGCTACGTGGCCCTGCTGGGCGGGCAGGTCGCCAATGATGGGGTGGTCCAGGCTCGTCTGGGCTCCATCGTCCTCGCTGCCGGTGAGGCGATCACCCTCGACTTCGCGGGCGACGGCCTGCTCAAGGTCGCCGTCGACACCGGCGCCGTCGGCGCCTTGGTCCGCAACGGCGGACTCCTTCAGGCGGACGGCGGATCCGTCATCATGACCGCTCAGGGCGCCGGCGCCCTTCTCAATACGGTCGTGAACAACACGGGAGCCATCCAGGCCCGGACCATCGGCGATCGTGACGGCGTCATTCTCCTGCTGGGGGACATGAGCAGCGGCACGGTGACTGCGGGCGGTTCTCTCGACGCCAGCGCGCCCGATGGCGGCGACGGCGGCTTCATCGAAACCTCGGCCGCCACGGTCAGGATCGCCGACGGCGCGCGGATCACGACGGCGGCTGCAAGCGGGACCACCGGGACTTGGCTCATCGACCCCCAGGACTTCACCATCGGGGCCGGCGGCGACATCTCCGGCGCGACGCTCTCGGCCCAGCTTGTGACCACCGATGTGGTGATCAGCACCCTGACCGGCGCCGGCGCGGCGCTGGCTGGCAATGGCGACATCAACGTCAATGATGCAATCGCCTGGACCGCGTCCGGTGCGGCGACGACCCTGACGCTCAACGCCAGTCGCGACATCAATATCAACGCGCCCATCACGGCGACCAACGGCAATCTTGTGGCCTGCTGCGGTCGGGACGTGATTGTGAACGCGCCGATCACCACCACGCGTGGCAGCGTGCTTCTGAGCGCTGGCGAGGACATCCAGGTTTTCCACGCCATCACCACAACGGACGGCAACATCGCCCTGTGCGCCGGCCACGACGTCCACATCGACGCCGCCGTGACCCTGACGCGAGGATCCGCCATTCCGGCCGAAAGCCTCGGGCTTCCGATCGGCCTGACCCTGATCGCGGGCTTCAACGCCAACGGACCCGGCGTCGACGGCGGCACGATCATCTATGGGGCCCTGGCGCCGCCCACGACCGTCACCGTCGCGCCAGTGACCATCAACTACAATCCGGTGTCCTACGACGCGCCGACCGACTTCGGAATCCATTTCGTCCTCACCGAAGGCGCGGCCCTGACCCAGCAAATGCTGCTGTTCCCCGAGGGCGGCCGTCCGGCGGATGGAACGACCGCCACAACCCTGACCGGGTTCCGCACCACGGCGGTTTCCGGGACGCCCGCCGGCGTCACTCTCGTCGCGGGTCCGGACGCCACGGCCTCGTTCGATAGCGCAGAGGCTGGGACGGACGTCGGCATTGCCTACAGCGGCTACAGTCTGTCGGGAGCTAACGCCGCCCAGTACGCCCTGGCCGGTTCCTGCTGCTTCGCCGGCTTCCGGACGCGTAGCACCATCACCCCGGCGCCCGTCGTCACCCCCCCCGTGGTCGTTCCGCCCGTCGTCGTCCCTCCGGTCGTGGTTCCTCCCGTGGTCACGCCCCCGGTCGTCGTGACGCCTCCGGTCGAACCTCCCGTGGTTGTTCCGCCCGTCGTGGTTCCGCCGGTCGTGGTCCCGCCCATCGAGATTCCGCCCGTCGTGGTCCCGCCCGTGGTCACGCCGCCCTTCGTCACGCCGTTCCCCCCGTCACCGTCCCCGCCCCCCGTCGAGGCCCCGCCCTTCGTCATCACCGGCTTCCCGCCTCCGGATTTCCCACTCCCGCCCCCCGACACTCCGGCGCCCCCGCCGCCGCCGCCCGAGAGTCCGCCGTCCAATCAGGATGTCCCGCCGCCAGAGGCGGAGACTCCTCCGGATACGACCACGCCCTATTTTGAACCGCCGACGCCGGTCGTTCCCGCGCCAGTCCGTCCGCCCAAGCAGGATCGGAACTGA